A genome region from Erigeron canadensis isolate Cc75 chromosome 3, C_canadensis_v1, whole genome shotgun sequence includes the following:
- the LOC122594690 gene encoding signaling peptide TAXIMIN 1-like, translated as MCCCGGDGDEDECRCRPLGFLLGLPFAFVALVLSLIGILFWIVGLILSCLCPCCFCVTLIVELAIALIKAPFSVMKWFTEQIPC; from the exons atgTGTTGTTGTGGGGGTGATGGTGATGAAGATGAATGTAGGTGCAGGCCGTTGGGGTTTCTGTTAGGCCTTCCATTTGCCTTTGTTGCTCTCGTTCTCTCCCTCATCGGTATCCTTTTTTGGATCGTTGG GTTGATATTGAGCTGTTTATGCCCGTGTTGTTTTTGTGTAACTTTGATAGTAGAGTTGGCGATAGCATTGATCAAGGCTCCATTCTCTGTAATGAAATGGTTCACGGAGCAGATTCCTTGTTAA